A genome region from Balneolaceae bacterium includes the following:
- a CDS encoding DinB family protein has translation MPTEEDQALRKRLVRHLNGGEAFSPIDRVLERVSLHQVGIVPDGLPYSFYQQFWHIRFAQYDILEYCRGSAYQAPEWPDDYWPEVTAPESGEEWKKLKERYFEDRRDLREMILDPSNDLFKPFASDHDHTLLREAELVIEHTAYHTGQLYVIERLVD, from the coding sequence ATGCCAACCGAAGAAGACCAGGCGCTTCGAAAGAGACTTGTACGTCATTTGAACGGGGGCGAGGCCTTCTCACCTATCGACCGGGTGTTGGAACGGGTATCCCTTCACCAGGTGGGCATCGTGCCCGACGGACTGCCATACTCCTTCTACCAGCAATTCTGGCATATTCGCTTCGCCCAGTACGACATCCTGGAGTACTGCCGCGGGTCGGCCTACCAGGCGCCCGAATGGCCGGACGACTACTGGCCGGAAGTTACCGCCCCGGAGAGCGGGGAGGAATGGAAAAAGCTGAAGGAGCGTTACTTCGAGGATCGCCGGGACCTCCGCGAAATGATCCTGGACCCGTCCAACGACCTCTTCAAACCCTTCGCCTCCGACCATGACCACACCCTGCTGCGCGAAGCGGAACTGGTTATCGAGCATACCGCCTACCACACCGGCCAGCTCTACGTGATCGAACGGCTGGTGGACTGA